Below is a window of Christensenella minuta DNA.
AACGGTAATGGAAGAAAAGGTAATCTTTTACAGATGTGAATTATGCGGAAATATTGTTGAAATGGTGAAGGACGGCGGCGGGCAGCTCGTATGCTGCGGCAAGCCGATGGTGAAGCTTGAACCCAATACGGTGGATGCGGCGCAGGAGAAGCATGTGCCCGTCTATGAGAAAAACGGCGATGTTATTTCCGTGCAGGTAGGGAGCGTGGAACATCCCATGCTTGACGAGCATCATATCGAATGGATTGCGGTAGAGACGCCCGACTCGATCCAGCGCCACGTACTGAAACCGGGCGAGCATCCGAGAGCGGATTTTCATGTTGATTCGGATGAATTCGTTATTTTTGAATATTGCAATCTTCACGGCCTTTGGAAAGCACATTCAAAATAATGCGGCAATAAAAAAACCGGCGGCAAGCCGGTTTTTTGTTGCCTTTCTTTATGCTGCGGGAAAGCCGAACGAACCCGTAACGGAATCCTGAAACAGCGGAATATGGGGCGGAAACGCCGTGAAGAAAAGCTCCATCGCAAGGACGGCAAAGAACAGGAGCAGAGCCAAAAGAAAATATTGCTCGTAACCCCGTTCTGAGGTATAAATCCGGTAAGAAACGATAAAAGCGATGATCGTAAGCACAAAGGTAAAGATGATATCTACAATCAGGCTTTCCACGCCGAACATGCCGGAATACGTATAGAAAAATGTAATCATCAGCAGCAGAATAAGCCCCATAGAGGCGGCCTTGGCAATGAGAAAACGCTGAAAATCGGGCTTCAAAATAAAATATTCTGCAATTGCGTAAAAGAGGAATGGAAAATAGACGATCTTGGTATGCTCCCATACGCTTTCATTGACCGCCGCGAACATCCCGACAAAT
It encodes the following:
- a CDS encoding desulfoferrodoxin produces the protein MEEKVIFYRCELCGNIVEMVKDGGGQLVCCGKPMVKLEPNTVDAAQEKHVPVYEKNGDVISVQVGSVEHPMLDEHHIEWIAVETPDSIQRHVLKPGEHPRADFHVDSDEFVIFEYCNLHGLWKAHSK
- a CDS encoding DUF6512 family protein, translated to MNQIRLRDKSLLRRYEIIGAIAVCILAPVFHFLFEWSGGNLFVGMFAAVNESVWEHTKIVYFPFLFYAIAEYFILKPDFQRFLIAKAASMGLILLLMITFFYTYSGMFGVESLIVDIIFTFVLTIIAFIVSYRIYTSERGYEQYFLLALLLFFAVLAMELFFTAFPPHIPLFQDSVTGSFGFPAA